The genomic stretch GTGTCCAGCAAGAGCGATAGTGCATTTTTACTTTTTATCAGGGCAAGTATGTGAATTGCATGGATCGGAGTCCAGCGATTTCCTGGAGCTATTTGGCTCCAGTATTGTCCATCCTGTATCAGCTTCCTAATATGAAAAACCGCATCCTCCCTTCCTGCGATCTCCTGTGCAAATTTTTTATTAACATAAAGCCCCAGAGCAGTTAATCCCTCTATCAATTCTCCGGTTGAGATTTCATGCATATCTTTCATCATTAAATCCCAATCCATCCTGGTGTGGCTATTTATCAGATCCGCGAGATCTTCATCTTTTTCTATTGCCATTTTCAATCCTTTTTTCCACGCATCCAGTTCACTATTTCAACCGCATCATCCATTTCTTTAAATACCGGATGCTTGCACCATTCACCTCTTGTCTCTCGCATAATATTCTCCCATTCATTCACATTTTTCTCAAGCATAGACAGCCTCCTCAATTATGTGAGGTTTTGTCAGAGGCTTTAACGCATCAGGAGTTACCAGATCAACCTTCGCCCCAAGCTTTTCGGTCAAGTAATCCTCAAGTTCTATGAACTTAAAGAAACTCACTGGCGCCTCAAACTGAACAAGCATGTCGATGTCGCTTGTTTTTGTTTGCTCTCCCCTCACGTAAGAGCCGAATATGCCTATGCTTTTTACTTTGAATTTTTCCTTGAGGTTGGGGAGTTCTTTTTTC from Candidatus Methanoperedens sp. encodes the following:
- a CDS encoding nucleotidyltransferase family protein, producing MKSKNEILKVLKKELPNLKEKFKVKSIGIFGSYVRGEQTKTSDIDMLVQFEAPVSFFKFIELEDYLTEKLGAKVDLVTPDALKPLTKPHIIEEAVYA